AATATCTGGAAGAGATTGCAACTGAAACAAAATATGAAGATGTAACAATAAACAATGCAGTTATGCATTACGGAATTAATGCATTTTTCGTAATCGTTGCAGCCGCCTTTCTGCCAGGTTTAGGCGAAGGCATTGCAGAAATGACCGGTCTTGGACAGACATTTGTTGGAAATATTTTTATTGCAGTATCCACTTCCCTGCCTGAAGTTGTGGTTTCAATAGCCGCTATAAGGATGGGCGTTATAGACCTTGCGGTGGGGAATTTATTTGGAAGTAATATCTTTAATATACTCATTCTTGCAATTGATGATATTCTTTTCACCCGGAGCCCCATCCTCTCTGTCGCCAATCCTCACCATATCGTCTCGGCAATAGCTGCTATAGCAATGGCTGTAATCGCCATAATCGGTCTGACTTATCGTGCTGAAAGGAAACCGTTTTACTTCATGGCATGGGATTCCCTTGGAATAGCGACAGTCTATATTGTCAATCTTATGCTCCTCTACAGGATGAGATGACTCAAAACGATTAGTCTTTTTTTTCGATCCCCTGTGAGTAATGAATCCTGCCGTTGCTGTCTACAATTATTCCTTCAACACCAGGAAGGCCCTGTATCAGTTGCATCCCCTTTTCCGGTCCTAGGACAAAGACAGTTGTGGATAATGCATCTGATGTCATTGTATCCGGCGCAAGTATGGTTACGCTCGTACAGCCCCTTGCCGGCATGCCGGTTTTTGGATCAATTATATGGTGATAGAGGACGCCATCTTTAATGAAAAACCGCTCATAATCACCTGATGTTGAAACTGATATGTTGCTTAGGGGAAGCGTGGCCATGACCTTGTCTTTATCCCTCGGATGCTGAATTCCAATATCCCATGCCGCCCCGTCATTCGTCCCCTGAATCCGCATATCCCCGCCTGATTTTATAATCGCATCAGTTATACCCTGTTTAACCAGGACATCCATCGCCATATCTACAGAATAACCTTTCGCTATCCCCCCAAGACCGATGGCCATACCCTGCCTCGTCAGGAACACTGATTTCTTTGTTTCATTCAACTTAATTTCCCTGTAATTTAAATACGGCAATTTCTCTGCGATTTCTTCCAATGAAGGGACACGCTCTTCCCCTTTCGAAAACTTCCATAATCCGCGCATTGCTGCCCATGAAATATCAAAGGCGCCACCGGAAAGTTCAGCAATCTTCTGAGAGGCAGCTATTACATTAAACAGCTCCGCAGGGACTTCAATCTCTGCCCTCCCGGCATTTCGATTAATTTTAGAAACGTATGACCCATCCTTCCACTCGCTCATCTCCATCTCGATACGTTCCATTTCCCTTACAGCAAGGTCAAATGCCTTTTCAACCTTTAAGTCATCTGAATCAGATGAGATTGATGCAATCAGCTCAACATCCGTGCCCATGAGAACGACATTCCGTTTAATCAACTTCGCTGAACATACAGATGGGCTCAGAAACAGCAAAAAGGTAAGAATATATAAGAGGGGGTATTTCAATATTAGAAAATAAATTTTAGACTGACTATAAAATCATGTGCACTGACATTGGTAGATTGCGTATAAAACTCATATCCACCTTCCAGATAACTGTTTGCAAATATTCCAATATCTGGATCATCCGCAAATTGGTGTGATAGTTTTACTCCAAAAAGATATGTATCCTGCTTTTCCAATTGTGGTGACACGGACAGGTATTTATCACTGCTTGTGTAAATACTTCTGACAAAGGATGCCTTTGACTGCTGATACATTCTTGCGTCTAATCTCAACAGGTTTTGATAGGGAAGATACTGATAATACTCTGCCTGCTCTGTAAACGAGTCTACGTTCCAGTCATCCTTATAATATCGTAAGGTCAACCTGACAGATGCTGCTGAAGGAGAATAAATTAGGCCATGCTGCAAATAATGGTTAATCCCAAGTATTAATGCATCACGATTTCTTGAGTCAGGAAATTTCTCAACCTTGCATGTTGTTGATATGTCAGTGCATGACAACGCAGTTGCACCATTTACAGGCACAAGCCTGTTTCCCTCAGACAAAAACCCTGCTGCCTCACTCCTTAAATAACCGATCTGTGCGATTGTCTTAGATGTTATTATCTGTGTAAAACCTGCATAGTAATTATTAGTGTTCTTTTTCTCCGTTAATGTCATGTACTTACCATCAACACTATCCATGTTCTTTGAATATCCAAGTATCAATGTCGTGTTTTTCAGGAACAGATCCTTTTTCAGAGTTATTCCAGGTGTGTTCGACACATAATCTTTTTCAGCGCTATAGTCATAACCTGCCTCAACACTGATTATATTGTCAAAGTTATGGGTTAAACCTAATGTAATGTTATTTCTTGTATCTGTCGCCGCACTACTGCCTCCTATGGTAGATGCGCCTGAGACTGCGGCAAGGGCCTTTGGAGCCGACTTCTTATCT
This window of the Nitrospirota bacterium genome carries:
- a CDS encoding sodium:calcium antiporter, which gives rise to PDIAVGDVLGSCVFNMFILAFLDVFYRPMPVSTKANQGHVLSAGFGILMLSIIALSLFAQSYVPAILWIGAYSLCTLFIYIIAMRLIFYYEKRQMSKYLEEIATETKYEDVTINNAVMHYGINAFFVIVAAAFLPGLGEGIAEMTGLGQTFVGNIFIAVSTSLPEVVVSIAAIRMGVIDLAVGNLFGSNIFNILILAIDDILFTRSPILSVANPHHIVSAIAAIAMAVIAIIGLTYRAERKPFYFMAWDSLGIATVYIVNLMLLYRMR
- a CDS encoding FAD:protein FMN transferase — encoded protein: MGTDVELIASISSDSDDLKVEKAFDLAVREMERIEMEMSEWKDGSYVSKINRNAGRAEIEVPAELFNVIAASQKIAELSGGAFDISWAAMRGLWKFSKGEERVPSLEEIAEKLPYLNYREIKLNETKKSVFLTRQGMAIGLGGIAKGYSVDMAMDVLVKQGITDAIIKSGGDMRIQGTNDGAAWDIGIQHPRDKDKVMATLPLSNISVSTSGDYERFFIKDGVLYHHIIDPKTGMPARGCTSVTILAPDTMTSDALSTTVFVLGPEKGMQLIQGLPGVEGIIVDSNGRIHYSQGIEKKD
- a CDS encoding DUF3570 domain-containing protein; amino-acid sequence: MAAIKHNRQPHEYKLILCLLLNLFIFLITVSPAFSEDYATAQTYIHAFSNNITVYTGVFALNKDVSLNTTAYFKYTVDMINPNLFEEGGGGGGGGVEADKKSAPKALAAVSGASTIGGSSAATDTRNNITLGLTHNFDNIISVEAGYDYSAEKDYVSNTPGITLKKDLFLKNTTLILGYSKNMDSVDGKYMTLTEKKNTNNYYAGFTQIITSKTIAQIGYLRSEAAGFLSEGNRLVPVNGATALSCTDISTTCKVEKFPDSRNRDALILGINHYLQHGLIYSPSAASVRLTLRYYKDDWNVDSFTEQAEYYQYLPYQNLLRLDARMYQQSKASFVRSIYTSSDKYLSVSPQLEKQDTYLFGVKLSHQFADDPDIGIFANSYLEGGYEFYTQSTNVSAHDFIVSLKFIF